The DNA segment TAGCGGTGCGCCGTCGCGTCGCGCTTGCGGAGCTCCTCGACGAGGTGCTGCATCTGCACCGTGAAGGCGTCGCCGCTGGTCTCGCCCATGCCCTGCGCGCTGGTGATGATGCGCAGCACGAGGGTCTTGCCGTCGGCGCTCGCGAAGTAGCCGGTGGGGAAGTCGTCGTGCTTGTCGGCGGCCTTGTCCCACTTCTCTTTGTAGGCATCGAGCCCGAGCGCAGGCTTCTTCTTCTCCGGGCCCCCGTCTGCCGCCGCCGCAGCGGGAGCGCCGGCGTCGGAGGCAGCGACGGGCGCGCTCGCCGCGGTCGCGCCGGGCGCCTTCTTCTTTGCCGGCGCGGAGGGCTTGGGCGCCGGCGCGGAGGCGTCTTCGGCGGGCGCGTCCTCGGACTCGAGGTCGGACACGAGACCGCTCTGGATCGCGATCTGCGAGTCGAGCGTGGAGTCCGCGTCCTCGAGGTCCTTCTTCGACGCGAAGAGCCATTTGTGGCTGCGGTAGAAGGTCTGCACCTCCTTGGTGCCGTTCTCGAAGTACTGCACGAGGTTCACGCCGCACGCGCGAACGCAGCCCTCGGCGCCTGCGCAGGCGTCGGTGCAGGCCTTGTGCTTCTTCACCTGCGCCGAGAGCTCGACCGAGAGGTCATCGATGAAGCGCTGGTTGGCGGCTCGATCCGGCGACTCGACGACGACGATGAACGACGCGCCGCCGCCTACGCGGCCGAGCTGGTGCTCGTAGGCCTTGAGCCCGGGGCTGTCCTTCGGGAGCAGCTCGGTGAAGTCGGAGCGCACCTGGAGCGAGCTCTTCGCGTAGGCGAGGCACCCCACCGCAAACGCGAGGCCGATGAGCAGCACCACCGCCCAGCGCCTCTCCGCGAAGGCGACCAGGCGCTCCAGTGCACGTTTGAGGAGGTCTCCCATCGAGCCACGTCGCAGCACACGCCGTACCACGGTCCGCCCATGGGGACGCCGGCGCGAAGCACCTGATACGTCATGGGTCGCGAGCGAGTCAACGTGACATCGGCGTCGTGGGGACCGTGACTCGCGAGGCGATGGTGCCTCACGGCCCCCGAGTCTCTCACGTGCCTTTTGTCATCGAGCAGGCGGCGCAGGCGCGGGCGGACACGCGTCCCGCTTGCGGCGTGGCAGCGGCGGACGCGCCCGCCGGAGCGCGCCGCGAACGACGAGGCGCTTGACCGCTTCGAGGCCGTCGAAGCGGAGGCCGAAGCCCACGCCCCCGCGGTCCTCGCGGCGGCGCCCGCGCACGAGCCGCACGATCGTCGCCTGCGCGTCGACCCACAGGCCGAGATCGCCGGTCTGAAACGAGACGGTGAGGGTGTCGCCCACGACAAGGCCGGCGTCGGACTCGATGAACATGCCGGCCTCCGAGAGGTCGGTCGTCTGCTCTGGGAAGACCTGGCGGTCCGAGTGGCGAATGAGCTGGCAAGGGATCGACTTGAGCTTCCGGTTCGCGCGGCGTCGGTTCTGGGCGTGCGGCATGGGAGGGCCTCCGTTCTTTGATGGATCGTAGGCAGCCGCGATCGCGCGGGCCAAGTTCTGTCGCCCCGCGCGGCCGAGCCGAAGCTCCTTGGGCTTTTCAGGACGGGCGGGAGGCCGTAAGACTGAGTGCGTGACCCGCCGCCCCTCCACACGCCCTCGCCTCTTCACCCTCCTCGTCGCGCTCGGCCCCGCGCTCGTGGTGCTGGGGAGCGCGGCGTGCGGCCCCAAGGACCGCGCGGGGCTTCCGGAGGCCGTGCCCGGCTCGAGCTCCGCGATCCCCGTGGCGACCCCGCGCGACGCCGAGGCCTCCGACGCCACGGTCGACGGCGTGGCCCCCCAGCCCGACGCCGCGAGCGACGCCCCGGCGGACACCGCGAGAGACGCAGACGCGGACGCGGGGACCTGCCTCCCGGGCGCGACGCTCGCGATGGACGCCGCCTTCGGTGGCTCGCTCGCCGTGCGGGGCACGGTCACGCTCCCAGCGCCGCTGCCGAGCGGCCGCACCTTCGTGCTCAGCATCGGGCTGCAGTCGGGCGACACACGCACCCAGACCTTCTTCACCGCCACGGCCACCGACCGCTTCACGTTCCGCATCGCAGGCCTCGCGGCGGGCTTGTATGTCGTGCGCGCGCAGGTCGACGTGGGCGGGAACGGGTCGGTCAGCGACCCCGGGGACTACGACGGGTACTACGACGGCACGGCCGTGGGCCCCATTCAGGTCCGCGCCGACGCCAAGCCGGTCTTCCTCGTGGGGGCGTGCCTGGACAACGTCAACTTCGGCCCTGGCGTGAAGCTCTAGCCGCCGCCGCACAGCGACTCCTTGCCTTTCTCCTAAGGAGTCGAAAAGATTCGTCCGTGCTCCGCCTTCGCGCATCCCGTTCGCCCTCGACCTCCCCGCGCCCGCGGCGCGCCGCGCGCGCCCTCGCCGTCGCACGCGCCATCGGAGCCCTCTCCATGCTCGGCGCGCTCGCGGGCGCCATCACGGCGCTCGCCGTCGCGTGCGGGGGCGGAGACACGCCCAGCGCCGACGCGGCCGCCTCCGGTCAGAGCGCGGAGGCGCTGTTCCGCGCGGTCGAGCCCAGCCTCGTGAACCGCTGCGGGGCGAAAGACGGCGTGTGCCACGTGAACGGCGTCTACAACGGCGCCCCCAAGTGGCTCGCAGAGCCCGACAGGTACGCATCGATCAAGGGCTTCCGCGGCATCCTCCCGCTCACGCGGGACGTGGACGACAGCACGCTGCTCACGCAGGCCGCGCACGACGGACCGAGCCTCGCGGCGACGCCGGACCTCAAGGCGAAGGTTCGCGAGTGGCTCCAGGCCGAGCTGGGCCCGGGCAAACTGCCCGCTACGGCCCCGTTCGTCGTGCAGGCAGGCGCCAACGTGATCGACCTCAAGGACGTCGATCCGGCCCTCGCGGGCTCCACGCTCGAGTTCGTCGCCGACGTGAAGGGCGCCATTCTCACCTTGACCACGCTGAGGCTCCACGCCGCGACGCGGGTGAACGTGTCGGTCGAGGCGCCCTTCTTCGTACAGATGCCGAGAGACGCGCGCGTGAAGATCGACCCGAAGAACGCGGGCTTCGAGGGCAAGCTCGACGTGCCCGCGGGTGTCCGGCGGACGTTCTTCGGCGGCGAGCTCGTGCTGGTCAACTTCAACCAAGACACGCGCCTCAAGCTCGCGTTCACCAAGGTCTCGACCACGCCGGGCAAGGGGCCGGCCCGTGACTGCACGGCGTTCGATCTCTTCCAGTCTTCCGCCATCCCGGCCATGAAGACGTTCCTCGACACCGTGCCCGATCCTCAGTTCGACGCGGGCGTACCGGACGGCGGCACCCCGACCGCGGCCTGCGTGAGCTGCCACGGCGGTGGCGAAGACCAGGCCGACGCGGCGGCGCCGGGATCGCTCGAGTTCGTGGCGACCCAAGCGCTCGATCTGCGCAGGCTCGACTCCGATCCGCGCGCCGCGTGCGCGCAAGCGAAGCAGTGGATCGACTTCGCCGACAAAGAGAAGAGCCTGCTCCTGACGAACCCTCAGGGCAAGGGCAACGAGCTTCACCCGCTGAAGGGCGTGCCCTCGAGCCACCCCGTGGTCGAGGGCATCCGCAAGTGGGTCGCGGCCGAACAGAACTAACGCCGCCGACGAGTGCGGCCCCGATGCGCGCTCGTAAGCTCTCCTACTTGTTCACGATTTTGAGGCCTCGAGCGATGAGTGGCTGAAGTGGGGTGATGTCGGCGATGGCCGCCCCCT comes from the Myxococcales bacterium genome and includes:
- a CDS encoding PilZ domain-containing protein, whose protein sequence is MPHAQNRRRANRKLKSIPCQLIRHSDRQVFPEQTTDLSEAGMFIESDAGLVVGDTLTVSFQTGDLGLWVDAQATIVRLVRGRRREDRGGVGFGLRFDGLEAVKRLVVRGALRRARPPLPRRKRDACPPAPAPPAR